In one window of Mercurialis annua linkage group LG4, ddMerAnnu1.2, whole genome shotgun sequence DNA:
- the LOC126677939 gene encoding uncharacterized protein LOC126677939 encodes MDLKTLRNQILGGSIARRLLLRVFMLASALSIVPLVQMLTGYDPVLLDSVSFHECDVPFTIKGTNLFQNRFLKPIWNSFECKEDVNLTAEVVRELMSKQVLLNYSAKALCVGEKSPSAMYALRELGFVNVCGAHRHPFFSLKHRKLVYELQYADNSFDFVLSRDLDDVSVPAMLVLEIERVLSPGGVGAMLVGLSGSNPNGLIRSATPVSSLLKASDVVHVGYVQGYTLVVFKKRIEKIGYFERFVLPDNCQSVVNNRPFMELMEPLMESKQVGFEKNIAYLPNYFDVASRKRLVYIEIGAAERLDSNVSNWFLPSYPVDHSAFNIYFVDHNTSILLSCVKKPGVTFIYYPGLAGGKNNTNASNYEFEESDPLLEDEEFDFLAWFRETVEPADFVVLKMKAAEAELKFLSDLFGSGAICLVDELFLSCPDHFDGNGATSKNCMDLFKSLRSSGVYVHQWWGD; translated from the coding sequence ATGGATTTGAAGACCTTGAGAAACCAGATCCTTGGTGGGTCTATAGCCAGGCGTTTGCTTTTACGTGTATTTATGCTTGCCTCGGCTCTGTCTATTGTTCCTTTGGTTCAAATGTTAACAGGTTACGACCCTGTATTGCTTGATTCTGTGAGCTTTCATGAATGTGATGTGCCTTTTACTATTAAGGGCACTAATTTGTTTCAGAATCGGTTTTTGAAACCTATTTGGAACTCATTTGAGTGTAAGGAAGATGTCAATTTGACTGCTGAGGTTGTTCGAGAGCTTATGAGTAAGCAAGTGCTGTTGAATTATAGTGCTAAAGCTCTCTGTGTTGGTGAGAAATCGCCTTCTGCGATGTATGCGTTGCGAGAATTGggatttgttaatgtttgtGGAGCTCATAGGCACCCTTTTTTCTCGCTTAAGCATAGGAAGCTCGTTTACGAGCTTCAGTATGCAGACAATTCGTTTGATTTTGTGCTGTCTAGGGACCTTGATGATGTTTCAGTCCCTGCTATGCTTGTGCTCGAGATTGAGCGTGTGTTGAGTCCCGGTGGAGTTGGGGCTATGCTTGTTGGCCTTAGCGGTTCGAATCCGAATGGATTAATCAGGTCTGCTACGCCTGTTTCATCGTTGTTGAAAGCTTCCGATGTTGTGCATGTTGGTTATGTTCAGGGGTACACATTGGTTGTGTTCAAGAAAAGAATTGAAAAGATCGGTTACTTTGAGCGATTTGTCCTGCCGGATAATTGTCAATCTGTTGTTAATAACAGACCCTTTATGGAACTTATGGAGCCACTTATGGAGAGTAAGCAGGTAGGATTTGAGAAAAATATCGCATATTTGCCTAATTATTTTGATGTGGCTTCTAGGAAGAGGTTAGTGTATATTGAAATCGGGGCAGCTGAGCGTCTCGACTCAAATGTTTCGAATTGGTTCTTGCCATCTTATCCTGTGGATCACAGTGCATtcaatatttattttgtcgATCACAATACGTCAATCCTGCTGTCTTGCGTGAAAAAACCCGGTGTTACCTTCATTTACTATCCAGGCCTAGCTGGAGGAAAGAACAACACCAATGCTTCAAATTACGAGTTTGAAGAATCAGATCCATTGTTAGAAGACGAAGAATTCGATTTCCTTGCCTGGTTTAGAGAAACCGTCGAGCCTGCAGATTTTGTGGTACTAAAGATGAAAGCCGCCGAGGCAGAATTGAAATTCCTGAGCGACTTATTCGGAAGTGGAGCTATTTGCTTAGTCGACGAGCTATTTCTCAGCTGTCCAGATCATTTCGACGGCAATGGTGCAACAAGCAAAAACTGCATGGATCTGTTCAAGAGCCTTAGAAGCAGTGGAGTGTATGTTCACCAATGGTGGGGTGATTAA
- the LOC126677856 gene encoding probable E3 ubiquitin-protein ligase LOG2, with protein sequence MGNISSATGVHGRRRSNSRRSHPPPPPPQPAPPQPEIAANRYVFAAATPYPTQYPNPNQPQYYQYPAYYHPHPPPPMPMPLPAPYDHHHRVDPAHWVGGRYPCGPMVAPPAPYMEHQKAVTIRNDVNLKKESLRIEADEDNPGKFLVAFTFDATVSGSITIIFFAKEGEDCILRPTKENLLPPVTVNFEQGLGQKFRQPPGTGIDFTVFDEKELLKEAELDVYPLAIKAEASPVNQDGQEGNQSSGPTNSQITQALFEKDKGEYQLRVAKQILWVNGMRYELQEIYGIGNSVEGEVEANDPGKECVICLSEPRDTTVLPCRHMCMCSGCAKVLRYQTNRCPICRQPVERLLEIKVNNGPDE encoded by the exons ATGGGAAATATTAGCAGTGCCACCGGTGTTCATGGCCGTCGTAGAAGCAACTCTCGCCGGAGCCACCCACCTCCACCCCCACCGCAACCAGCACCACCACAGCCAGAAATTGCAGCCAACCGCTATGTATTCGCTGCTGCCACTCCCTACCCAACTCAATACCCGAATCCAAACCAACCACAGTATTATCAATACCCGGCTTACTATCACCCTCATCCACCGCCTCCTATGCCTATGCCGTTGCCGGCTCCTTATGATCATCACCACCGGGTGGACCCGGCCCATTGGGTTGGTGGGAGGTACCCATGTGGACCCATGGTTGCACCGCCTGCGCCTTACATGGAGCATCAGAAAGCTGTAACTATTAGAAATGATgttaatttgaaaaaagaaagtTTGAGAATTGAAGCTGATGAGgataaccctggaaaatttcTTGTTGCTTTTACTTTTGATGCTACTGTTTCTGGAAG CATCACCATCATTTTCTTTGCAAAAGAAGGCGAGGATTGTATCCTGAGACCAACGAAGGAAAACCTTCTTCCACCAGTCACGGTAAATTTTGAACAAGGTTTAGGCCAGAAATTCAGACAGCCTCCCGGAACAGGGATTGACTTCACGGTGTTTGACGAAAAAGAGTTGCTGAAAGAGGCCGAGTTAGATGTTTATCCTTTAGCAATAAAAGCAGAAGCTTCCCCTGTTAATCAAGATGGACAAGAAGGAAACCAATCATCTGGACCCACGAACTCTCAGATAACACAAGCATTATTTGAGAAGGATAAGGGCGAGTACCAATTGAGGGTAGCAAAGCAGATTCTTTGGGTGAATGGAATGAGATACGAGCTGCAAGAGATATATGGGATTGGGAACTCGGTCGAAGGCGAGGTTGAGGCGAATGACCCGGGCAAGGAATGCGTCATTTGCTTGTCGGAACCACGTGATACGACTGTTCTTCCTTGCCGCCATATG TGTATGTGCAGTGGTTGCGCAAAGGTGTTGAGGTACCAAACAAATAGGTGCCCAATCTGCAGACAACCAGTTGAGAGGCTTTTAGAGATAAAGGTCAACAACGGTCCTGATGAATGA